The sequence below is a genomic window from Dermacentor albipictus isolate Rhodes 1998 colony chromosome 2, USDA_Dalb.pri_finalv2, whole genome shotgun sequence.
ttcgcagctgtgttggccctcggcgacgtgcgagcattgtttacgtcgtcgcttgagttggtaacggcctcctcagtaaacacgagcgcagagttgcgtagggcttgctgctcatcgatataactcctagtctgcagcgttcggtccacaggagggagcgtgcgcatgcgctccccgccatcctgctccacggctgcctcgagcgcattcgcctgtgcgtttgcagctgccgcttctttttcatgctgcaaaatatccaattcagcctcaatccttgccttttcaatacgcatcgcggcctctctgcgaccaaactctgctctggcccggacggcttcagcttgtgcgcgtgcttgtacggcggctaggctgattgttgacgagcccgatcgtcgtgacctcgaagaaacgcttgagtgggccgatagagagtgctgcgacgttacctcttgtaagcggtcgcgttctcgttctgtagcctcacgtaatttgtcgcttacagtcacataacgatctgcgtcgattgctttctggagttctaattcctgctgggtttccgatctgctcgttttggcgaggaaggtagagtatctggcggcgacgtgctcgtagcgctcatagcttgcgcgaagctgcgttgcggcgttgttaacgtcttcctctttcgCACATGACACTTTCAAAATAGCTGTCTCCACAttcttccaggcagcgtctattctccggcagtgctcttcgcgactcgtttcatacgtttctttacctttcatggaaaacgtagttgctctttgtggtcgaatatttgccgtggaagcttcatactctgctgtcataatttgagacgtttcaggcgtcagcttgtcctgatccattttggcgtgcgtgcttcacgacgtatctcactcaaagcggacgtatgtggtgaagcctgctaagctgcgcgatgaaatttgaaacgagcccaccttgtcgttgccctgcgtgccgtcagctgctcaacttgtaggcgatgccgtgtccttgcagtaggcggatgtcatggtcaaaccggaggtcttgccgtgcgacgtattccactgcagcggacgttgagttggcggccgatggcagtcgacttcacttttttactatgctggcctcgcggatcgcacttgacgggatcaaagcgtccgctgtccagctagataacgggtcgaacgcagttgaacatttaaaacaaactttaattacactgagaaggtcaaaaaagcaagttaaaaatacacaaaacgttcagttttagccccgtaaaaaaagtggtccggtctctagggctggtggggcgagtctgcccgtcccgcgcttttccaactgcggtttccatccccgtcgccgcccccaggcacgggaaacaacagccgacaccccgaagcgtcgtcactgggtttctttcaggaaccgaacggagggagcggggtcctttctctcgcgcacagcttggagtccgcggggggccagtgaaagagaaagccataaaagtaaggaaggctcgcttccctcttgaaagaaaagtctggccgtgcattcgcgacgcgcacagaacaccaTGGGTGATATTTATATTCAGTGACATTGCTTTGTGGCCATGCAGAAGAATGAACAACAGCTGGTGGTAATGGGACAGTGGCTTTCGGTAACCAATTAACGGTGACGTCCTTGCAGAAAGCACAAAGGCACGACGCGGATACGAGCTTGCACCCAAGCACGGCCGCGTATAGCAAAGCCTAAGAGCTGACAGGCAGCCAGTGACGCTGGTCTCAGGCAGAGGTGTCacggttctttattttatggtgTAACCGGGTCCTCCGCCATACGTGTACGCGGTGGCAGTGGCGGCAGCCGCGTCTGGGTATCCGGTTGACACAACGGTAGAGGTGAGTACCGAGGTTTGGTACACTCCGTAAACTTCGGAGAACCGTGATCCCGATCCGCTGTGCACGGGATCCCACAGTTCCTCGTAGGGTTCCGCCTCGTACGGCTTCATTTCCGGAAGGCAAGGCGAGTAGGTGCCAGGCGGCGCCGGGCTGCTCGAGAAGCATAGTGGCGAACTCTGCTGCGACTGCTGATCAGGCATCACGCTCCAGAGGTTCTCCCACAGGGCAGCGTCGGCTGTCTCAGCTGTGTTGAACGCGTTGTGAAAGAAGGCCTGCAAGAGATCCCACAGTTCCTCGCAGGGTTCCGCCTCGTACGGCTTCATTTCCGGAAGGCAAGGCGAGTAGGTGCCAGGCGGCGCCGGGCTGCTCGAGAAGCATAGTGGCGAACTCTGCTGCGGCTTCTGATCAGGCATCATGCTCCAGACGTTCTCCCACGGGGCAGCGTCGGCTGTCTCAGCTGTGTTGAACGTGTCGCGAAAGAAGGCCATCCCCTTATGGTGGTGCAAATAGGCGCTGTGCGAGTCCGTGACGTAGTACGCGCCGGCCGGCATGCCGTAAGGCTGGTCCGACTTCTTGGACGTCGGAGGCTTGGGCTTGCTTCGAGGCTTCTTGTAGTCCGGGTAGTCCCGCTTGTGCTGCTCGCGTAGCCGCTTGGCCTTGTCGATGAACGGCCGCTTGTCGTCCTCGTTTAGCTGCTTCCATGCGGCGCTCGGACGCTTGGATACCTCCTTGTAGAGCATGTCGGGATTTTCCTGCTCGATCTCGCGCCGATGCGCGCGCGACCACAGTGCGCACGCGTCCTCGGGCCCCTTGATGTGACCGCCGCCGTTGTGGCCGCCGCCGCCGATACCACCGTTGCAAGCATTGCGGTTAGAGCCGCTTGCAGGACCGATAGCAGGAGAACcgtggtggtgctgctgctgttgctgtaaaGCTGCATTGACGGCCATGGCATGGTGCCGGGCTGGCACCTGTTGCATCACGAGGAGGCCTAGAATGAGGCCCACGCGCCTACACCAATCTCGTTTGCCACGAGTTCGAGCACGATTTAACATATGTACACTCTTTAAAAGAGCACGACACTCAATTTCCGATCATAATATAGAGTTTCTTTagcggcttgcgtacgcgagAACTACGGTGTCAGACGAAACAACTGCCGGCTATGTGTGCCACGTCCGCCTCGTGACCCACCCGCTCAGTGATGCCAACTCAGGTCAACGTTTTATCCCTCAAATGAACCCCCAGAAATCCCTAGATTAAAGAAAAATCCCTagattttctttgtttacttgttAATGTGGCAATTTCAGCTTTAACAAAGTCTCAGCGCAGTTCACTCTTTGTTCCATTTGTTATACATTTTATCAGAGATAAATAAATGTGTATTAGCCACATCTGtagcttttttcttaattttttgtaGAGTTATTATGCATAGAGGGTCGACAGATGGCACCACCAGATAGAGGGGGAGTCAGCAACGACACTCAGATGACTCCCTCTGTATCTGAAGTGAACTTCGAGCAGATGACTCCCGTTTCACCGCACCGCCTTTCGAGCTGCTCCTTCAGCAGGCTCATCTTCACGCGCAAAGAACCCATGCAGCCCTTTAACAAAAGAATGGTCCCAAGTTGAAAGAGTTGGACATTGTCTGCTAAGCCCCGTCATCACATCAAGGTATTTTATTCAGACAACATTAACAGTCTTTTTATGATGCGCACAGAAAAACGAACATGTTGGACTTCGTTAAAGTCCCCTTCTCACCTCAAATAGAACACTCAGAAGCGGTGAAATGGCGTCCCTCACCGCACAGTTCTTTATTTATCAAAGTCTCAATCAAAGATTGTCAAACAGTAGTTGGAGCGACTAAGAAATGATATCACGAGAAACTGACATCCCCCAAAATTTAATGTTGCTAGTTGTAGAGCATCaacgaatccggcaacattgatgccttcaggtagcatatgtgggtttattgaccagttgccttcacccaaaaagatcacgttctcgtgacgcctgcggcaacaaggacgttccacgtccgctgccaaggtctgtgagtgatggcgctggctaacactcccagggttttactagtacacatacatacccaagaaagtggatggggaaacagcgccgcggtagctcaattggtagagcatcgcacgcgaaatgcgaaggttgtgggttcggttcccacctgcggcaagttgttttttcatccactttaacttccattaatttatcgtttcttcattacatttgttaagcacaagtaattccactatgttgtccttggtgtcagtgattgttggcttctcatgatatagtATTTTGTGTTTagaaggcaatataatcagataCGTCTGCCTTGAGGCCGCTTAAAGTAACAATTATACGGACTCTTAAAATCCCTAGATTTCACAAAAAGACGCTAGATccctaaagcaaagaaaaaatctcTAGATCTAGGGATAAATTCCTAGGGTTGGCATCACTGCACCCGCTACAACACTAGCTACCACAACCATAGAGTTCTAGCACAGCCACCAGGGGCCACGGTACTGGTTGTTGCGTACGCCAgtcgcttgcgtcccctaacctaaaactccTATTGGGGTAATCATTGTGCGTTAAAAAACACGTTGGCAAAATTTTAGGGCATTTGAGCCAGCAGGTAATTTGTAattgatttttatttttttatattagaCGCGAATGGGCATAACAGTCGAGCAACACTGGCATGCTCGCGAGCCGTGACGTACTACATGGTTCATACTAGTAACGGTGGTCCATACTACATGCTTGCCGAGGCGGAGCCAATGgctccttcaaaaaaaaaaaaaaaaaagaagaagaagaaaaacaaagcaaaaaataataaaaaaaactacagACCCTTTTATTgagggcgccgccattttgcgatTGCGCTGGAGGGTGCGCGGCGAACGTGCCGGCGACGACGAGTGGCAAGTTTTCTCGCCTTCGCGAGAGGTGCCAGCAGGCCGTTTGGATTGGGAAACTTCTTAGCGTGTCGTCGCTAAACTTCGATATAGCCGCAATATCGAGCGGTGACGGGCTTAGAGGCGCACCCGCAGCTCTGCCCACAGTATAGAACAGGAGGCGAGTCAAGTCTAAGCATTGTCGACACGTGACGTATGCACGTAACGTGTTATTGTTGTGTGTCTAGCCTTGGAATTCGAATGAGGTATCACTCAGGTGACGACAATCAGAGGTGTCTCCGAGTGCCATGCGGTGTGCCGCACAAGCGTACATGCGAATCCAAGATGTACGATGCTCTTAGCGAAGCTAAGAGGAAGTACGTCTTCACAGCTGTTTCGTGCTCCTAAAATTTTCGCGGTACGCTTTTCTGAAGATTGTTTATCTGGCATCCGGGCATCAAGCTTTACAACATAAATAACTGTAATATAACTCGATCGAAAGGGCTGTTAACATGGATAAAGTGAGCTGATGACAGTGGCTGCGAATATGTCACGATCTACCAGACACTCGCACGCGTTGATTATGCGCACTCATAGGTCTCGAATGGTGCCTGCGCGTGCAAGCTCTCTCGCGTACTCGAGAGAGCTGAAAATCGAACAGCTACTCTTTGcgacagcaactttattttctgcagtaacaccGCGCACGATGAGCGAACTCGACAGCTCGCCGGCGAGCTTCGGAAGCTCGGGAGAGCCCGTCTGAACTAGAGCCGTCCGGCACACGGTAGGCATGGCTTTGGTCACAGAATGGAAAACAGCACACCTTCATTTCTTAGTCACGTACTGTTTTCATAATACGTCATCGGTCAACTTCCACCAGAACATTGGTTGCCAAGCATCATAATCTtgcaacacgtttgaacagaatAAGTTTAATGTGCGTCCACGAAGTTAGCTTCATCCATTCGCAATAGTTGACCGACTCGAATGCTCGCCTTTATTTCATAACCCAGCTTGATCATGGGTGCCGAGTTCCGTGTTCGTCGTCGTGCGCTCACTGGGAACAAAAGATTCCGAACAGACGCGCGATTTCATCAAGTCCTTTCTGTTTATGCTCGCAATACAAAGCAGACGCTTCTCTGCTATCGCAGCAGCGGTGTCCTCGAAGTCGCCGCGGCTGAATATGCACTCCACGCTTGCGTCCGAAATTTATTCTTGCAGCCGAATACACCAGAGTGGTAGCCGGTCGACCTTGAGTCATCTGACATCGCAGAAATCGCAGACAGAACACGTTAGGATCGCACTAATTCGCAATTATACCgctacctttatttatttatacacatacctcacaggctccaactggagtattgcgtgaggggggtaagagaaacaacatgtcgAAAACAGGAGCAAAAAACATAGCTAACAACAAatcaaacaattgaaaaaaagTTGAATCGAAATACGCCGAACAACATCAAGCAAACGAAGAACAACAAAAACACTCTGGACGATCAGAAACGCGCATGGCTCATCCAATTCCTGCAAAGAACTGCAAGTGCATGTCAAGTGACATGCTGTCCACAGAATGACAGTCAAGTGACATGGTACAAATGAAACGTGTGCGCATAACTACGGaatcaatttttttaatgtttctctaAACGTGTCCAGATTATTAATCGCCAAGCTGTCGCCGAGAGAAAACGGGATCCGCACATACCCGTGGCGGTGCagcgcgctggttcgaggctacgttCCTCCTCGCCTATTTCATTTTCATCGCCTCCTCATAtttcatcaaaatgcggccgcagcggctcAAAAATGGGCTCCAGTGAACTCGGGCTCAACCAGAAAAGTTCCAGTCTTTAAGAACCAACAGTGCCGGGAAAATTAGTCTTTTGTCGTCTACCAAATAACAAACAAACGCAAATTTGTTGCCTCAGGGAGACCAACCGTGGAGTACGCGGTAGAAGGCGAAACCATTGGCCCAGCCGAGCTGTCCGACGGGACTTGGAAGACGGCCCTGGACATGCACCAGAGATATGGACACCGGACCGGAGCCGCATCGAGGCCCGCCTACGGAGAAGCCTCGCCAAATGGGTGAGCCTAGACCGATGCCGCGACGACGGGCCCGCCCGCCTCCGATCGTGCGCCGTCGACCAAGGCCACGCTTACCAGTGGACGATTACAAGGTGGTCTTTCGGCGACCGAAAGGTGCCGCCAACCTGACCGAAGTGGGGCCAGCTGTACTCGCGGACGCGGTATGCGCCGCCGCCAACCTCGACGTTCGCCAAGCCCTCCCTACTGACTACAGGTGAGGATCCACACCACCAACACGATCACGGTCAGCACCCAAAACCGGCAACAGGCCGAGGCTTACTGCAATATCACAAAGCTGCAGAACTCACAGCAGAAGCTTGATGCGCGTGTGACAACATACATTCCGGCGCCCGACAACTCGGTGCGAGGGGTGGCGTACAGGGCGTACAGCTACGAAACGGACCAAGCGATCTACACCGAGCTTCGCAACAGAAGTCCCGACCTGCCGATTGTGAACGCGCGGAGAATGGGCGTGACTTGCCACTTCGTGATCACCTTCACCGGAGTCAAGCTCCCGAAATTCGTACGTTACCTGGCTTTCACGTTTGAAGTCTGTCCGTTCCGAGAACGGCCGGAGGCCTGCTTCAGCTGTTGGAAGCTGGGGCACCGAGCAGACGTGTGCCCTCAACCCCGACCGACAGAACCGAGATGCCGGCGGTGCGGCGAACAACACCCTTCGCCACCCAACGGTGAAAAACCAGCCTGCTCTACCTACTGCGTAGTATGCGGCGGAAGCCACCCGACCGGCAGCGGGAGTTGCGAATATCGGTTTATCCTAAAAAAGCAGCCCGCCAAGCCAGACAACACCTCGCTGTCGCCACGGGGAGGAGCCGAAAAGGGCACGAAGGCGTCGACGAGTACGTCCAGACCACAGGAGCGGTGTCATGTGAGCAAACAGAGCCGTACCGAATCCTTTCCACCACTTCGCGGCCAGAGCGCGAGCGGGAGGGACCGGTCGGCGTCCCGGTCACCTGGAGACCGCTCGAGCTCCAAGAGCACACAGGTCGCATGGGAACAAGCTACCCCAAAACCCGCAGGTAAGGGAGCTGGCGGAGCAAATGAAATTACCCCGACAACAATTAGCTGCGGCTAATAACAAAATTCGACGATTAGAAAGCGGACATACGCCTAGTAACGACCCCAGCACAAAAAAACGCGAGCGAGATCGTGGCTTGTGTAGGCGTGGAGCGGATGCAGAATGCGACACGGAGCTAGATGGTGCGCGCCGCACTAAACGGAAGCCGGAAGGTCCCACGGCAGTACCCGCAGAgagcgccgccgcgccggactcCCAAATTTCAAAACTAGGACGCGTGATCGAGAGCACGGTTGCTGAGCAAGCCGCCCAAAACGAACAGCCGAGGAAGAGCATTGCCGCTCTTAGCTCCGCCGTGACTGCGGTTATGTCCCACATTGGATTAACCGCGGCACAACCCCAATCCCAGCCTCACCATCAGCCTCAGGTGGTAACGCCGCCTGCGCCAACGCCAAAACCAAACATTCTGCGCAACTCTGTGGCTCAACGCGCAGCCGGAGTGCTCACAAGAACACCCAGCATGGCTTCACCGTGCATGGAACCGCACAAACAAGCGTGATGGCCAACGCGCCAATCGTAATCTTGCAGTGGAATATTGCAGAGGTTTGCGCCGTAAACGCAGGTATCTGGAATACACGCTTCAAAACCACCAAACCAAATTTGACATAGttgccctccaggaaactggTACAGCGGCGAAACTATCGGGTTTTGTGGCTTATAACGAATTTACCGCTCCAGGCATCTCTCCGGCCACGGCGATCGTGGTGACCAGAAATCTGACCGCCAACCAGTTAAACCTAGAATTCACGGCGGTGTCATACGCCTTCGTTGAAATCCTGCCAAAACGACGATCCGACCAAATGCTCTACATTCTGAACGTTTATAGCTCTCCTAGGGATATAGCCCTCCTAGCAATAGCTACACTAATAGGCAAAGCACATAAAGCTACAAAGCATGTACTATTCGTGCTGCtcggagatttaaatgcacagcATTCGGCCTGGGGCTATCAAAAATGTCAAAAGAAAGGCACTATAAACTCTGGGAGACCGCTCAAGACCTCGGTTTTACTCTTCTGGTTAACCCCGAAAGACCAACCCGCATAGGCAATAGCGCGAGTCAAAACACCTCGCCTGATTTGACTTATACCAGGAACATGGACAATGCCATCTGGGAGAATTCCAAACTAAACATTGAGAGCGATCATTACATTCTCTCCATTACGGTACCCTTCAGAGGTTACAAGCGAAGTAAGCGAAACATTAAGCACACTAAATGGGACGTTTTCCGGTATGTTCACAATGGACGCGAACCCGCAACCAttcataggcgtatctaccggaGGGGGGCGGGGCAAGGGggcacttgccccccccccccctctcacagGACGGGGGGAGTAGGTCATTTACCCCCTCCACTTTTGAAACCGGGGATATATGCGCTTAGAGTCCCAACCAAGATCACTC
It includes:
- the LOC135900809 gene encoding transcription factor Sox-3-A-like, with product MQQVPARHHAMAVNAALQQQQQHHHGSPAIGPASGSNRNACNGGIGGGGHNGGGHIKGPEDACALWSRAHRREIEQENPDMLYKEVSKRPSAAWKQLNEDDKRPFIDKAKRLREQHKRDYPDYKKPRSKPKPPTSKKSDQPYGMPAGAYYVTDSHSAYLHHHKGMAFFRDTFNTAETADAAPWENVWSMMPDQKPQQSSPLCFSSSPAPPGTYSPCLPEMKPYEAEPCEELWDLLQAFFHNAFNTAETADAALWENLWSVMPDQQSQQSSPLCFSSSPAPPGTYSPCLPEMKPYEAEPYEELWDPVHSGSGSRFSEVYGVYQTSVLTSTVVSTGYPDAAAATATAYTYGGGPGYTIK